A single window of Puniceicoccales bacterium DNA harbors:
- a CDS encoding efflux RND transporter permease subunit yields MKSISEPFIKRPVMTVLLALSCAMAGLYSYFSLPVSDLPSVDYPVITVRAFFPGMDPSMMAANVASPLEKEFMQISGLELVTSQSTQGSTTITVQFSLNKNIDAAATDIQSAISRAIGSLPPDLPTPPMFEKSDPNSTPIHFMALTSNVLSKGELYDFASNEIANKISMLHGVSKCQVYGVSRAVRLEIDNNKLFNKGLTMSDVVGAVQKHTASLAAGTLNGHTNSLVIKPLGQLDRAPQYNEIIIDYRDGSPIYLKDIGQAIDGFASNDTRLVFWRSDSDKVDSAVMIATTRAAGSNTIEVAKSIRKLIPVVQSQLPKSMNLIPSYDRSVQIIESINDVKETIVIAFILVILVIFIFLGRFTETIIPTVALPLSLFMTFIVMRLLDYSVDNLSLLAMTLAIGFLVDDAIVFLENMVRRMEVFGENPTEAAINGGQEVSFTILAMTLSLIAVFIPMVFMTGQLGRVFREFSITIVVAIFSSGLVSLTVTPMMCARMLKSIHGKEKTLLERISKKFENLILSFYGKTLHWALNLRYMSVIFWVLCLFLLYWSFSSLPKTFLPAGDSGVLRGVFLTKEGTSPEQMHSYQDQISKVLESDPTINQYLCLSCLTGMLPSNQGMLIAFLKDGKRPKIQDIATRLTKDLFLIPGALTFLQPMPNLHINTGAMSTNQGKYAFAMTCQNSEELVVPMQRLMMEMMSNPGFTSVSSDLFLSNPELNIEILRDQASIYGITTTQIEDSFKQSFSENRSYIIKTPMQQYNVIVTAKESQRTDKSNIKDLFFRSKSGQMTPFDSVAKMSETLGPISVNHINNFPSVTIFFNLQDWFPLGEATEFIAKKAKEILPQQVLGSFHGEAATFKETTQSVLVLLIVAIFVLYVILGILYESYIHPLTVLSALPIAMLGGMATLMFCGYELSLYAFIGLFMLLGIVGKNGIMMVDFAIARQKEGLSPAEAVHKASLERFRPIIMTTLAALMGMIPIAAGLGADGVSRIPLGLAVVGGLVFSQIVTLYVVPALYLCFEDLQTKILDKIPFFAREI; encoded by the coding sequence ATGAAAAGCATATCTGAGCCATTTATTAAACGTCCGGTCATGACAGTTCTTCTGGCGCTATCCTGCGCCATGGCAGGACTGTATAGCTACTTTTCTCTGCCGGTCAGCGACCTGCCAAGTGTCGACTATCCGGTCATAACCGTAAGAGCTTTTTTCCCAGGAATGGACCCGTCTATGATGGCCGCCAATGTGGCTTCTCCACTGGAGAAGGAATTCATGCAAATATCTGGATTAGAGTTAGTTACATCCCAAAGTACCCAGGGATCCACCACCATCACCGTGCAATTTAGCCTGAACAAAAATATCGACGCCGCGGCCACCGATATACAATCGGCCATATCCCGAGCCATAGGGTCGCTCCCGCCGGATCTACCCACGCCACCAATGTTCGAAAAATCTGACCCCAATAGCACGCCGATCCACTTCATGGCACTGACCAGTAATGTGCTGTCAAAAGGCGAACTCTACGACTTTGCATCCAATGAGATAGCGAACAAAATAAGTATGTTGCACGGGGTCTCAAAATGCCAGGTCTACGGCGTTTCCAGGGCAGTTCGTCTAGAAATCGACAACAATAAGCTGTTCAACAAAGGACTCACCATGTCCGATGTGGTCGGTGCGGTGCAAAAGCACACAGCCTCTCTGGCCGCTGGCACCCTAAATGGCCACACCAACTCACTGGTTATAAAACCCTTAGGTCAACTGGACCGGGCCCCACAGTACAATGAAATAATCATCGACTACCGGGATGGCTCGCCCATCTATCTAAAGGATATCGGCCAGGCCATCGATGGCTTCGCTTCCAACGACACCAGGCTGGTGTTTTGGCGATCCGATAGCGACAAAGTAGATTCGGCCGTCATGATAGCCACCACCAGAGCCGCCGGTTCAAATACCATAGAAGTCGCTAAATCCATAAGAAAATTGATACCCGTCGTCCAGTCTCAGCTGCCAAAATCCATGAATTTGATACCATCCTACGACCGATCGGTGCAAATCATCGAGTCCATAAACGACGTAAAAGAAACCATAGTCATCGCATTTATACTGGTAATATTGGTCATATTTATCTTTCTTGGCCGGTTCACCGAAACGATTATCCCAACTGTAGCACTGCCACTTTCTCTCTTTATGACATTCATTGTCATGCGATTATTGGACTACAGCGTCGATAATCTGTCTCTGCTTGCCATGACTTTGGCCATAGGCTTCCTGGTGGATGACGCCATCGTTTTTTTGGAAAACATGGTACGCCGAATGGAAGTTTTTGGCGAAAATCCCACCGAAGCGGCCATAAACGGAGGGCAAGAAGTGAGCTTTACCATATTGGCCATGACCCTATCTCTGATCGCTGTGTTCATCCCCATGGTGTTTATGACCGGTCAGCTAGGAAGAGTTTTTAGAGAATTCTCAATCACCATAGTCGTGGCCATATTTTCCTCCGGGCTGGTCTCGCTGACGGTGACACCAATGATGTGCGCAAGGATGTTGAAATCGATCCATGGAAAAGAAAAAACTCTGCTTGAGCGGATATCAAAAAAATTCGAAAATCTTATATTGTCATTCTATGGCAAGACCCTCCATTGGGCACTGAATCTGCGTTATATGTCGGTCATTTTTTGGGTATTATGCCTATTTCTCCTGTATTGGAGCTTCTCGTCACTACCAAAAACATTTCTGCCGGCCGGTGATAGCGGCGTACTCCGTGGTGTATTTCTAACCAAAGAAGGTACATCGCCGGAACAAATGCACAGCTACCAGGACCAAATCAGCAAGGTTCTCGAGAGCGATCCAACCATCAATCAGTACCTGTGTTTATCCTGTCTGACCGGCATGTTACCAAGCAACCAAGGTATGCTGATAGCGTTTTTAAAGGACGGCAAGCGTCCAAAAATCCAGGACATAGCCACTAGGCTAACAAAAGATCTATTCCTAATCCCGGGCGCTCTCACATTTTTACAACCCATGCCAAATCTTCATATAAATACCGGTGCCATGAGCACAAACCAGGGTAAATATGCCTTTGCCATGACCTGCCAAAATTCTGAAGAGCTGGTAGTACCTATGCAAAGATTGATGATGGAAATGATGAGCAATCCAGGGTTTACCAGTGTGTCATCCGACCTGTTCCTCAGCAACCCGGAACTAAACATCGAAATACTCCGAGACCAGGCATCGATCTATGGCATCACCACCACCCAGATCGAAGACAGTTTTAAGCAATCCTTCTCGGAAAACCGATCCTATATTATAAAAACACCGATGCAGCAATACAACGTGATCGTGACGGCAAAAGAATCTCAAAGGACTGATAAATCAAACATCAAAGACCTATTTTTCCGCTCCAAAAGTGGCCAAATGACGCCATTTGATTCGGTGGCAAAAATGTCAGAAACCCTTGGTCCAATTTCTGTAAACCATATCAATAACTTCCCATCGGTCACCATATTTTTCAACCTACAGGATTGGTTTCCTCTGGGTGAAGCCACTGAGTTCATAGCTAAGAAAGCAAAAGAAATTCTTCCACAGCAAGTGCTTGGCTCATTTCATGGCGAAGCTGCCACATTCAAGGAAACCACCCAGTCGGTTCTAGTCCTGTTGATCGTAGCCATATTTGTGCTCTATGTGATACTTGGAATTCTTTACGAAAGCTATATCCATCCGCTCACGGTGCTTTCGGCCCTGCCGATCGCCATGCTCGGTGGGATGGCAACGCTTATGTTCTGCGGCTATGAACTATCACTCTACGCCTTCATTGGGCTGTTTATGCTGCTCGGAATCGTTGGCAAAAACGGCATCATGATGGTGGATTTTGCCATAGCACGGCAAAAAGAAGGACTTTCTCCCGCCGAAGCAGTTCACAAAGCCAGCCTGGAGCGCTTTAGACCAATCATAATGACAACGCTGGCAGCACTCATGGGCATGATCCCCATAGCCGCCGGTCTCGGGGCTGACGGAGTATCACGGATACCGCTTGGACTGGCTGTGGTTGGCGGCCTTGTGTTCTCGCAGATAGTTACACTATATGTAGTTCCAGCACTCTATCTGTGCTTCGAAGACCTGCAGACTAAGATACTTGATAAAATCCCATTTTTTGCCCGGGAAATATAG
- a CDS encoding ParA family protein, which produces MPTLVFSIVSQEYGVGKTTTAVNLSVSLALKGVRTLLIDFDQAGIATKGLGYEKENNGSLYRILHGAYDSDCNIKKTRYANLSIIPSDENLKAIETGLRENGDYLMVIHEAVCTIKDSGDFDAIILDCPPVGESSAIDIIGSVDKLLVALRSEYTSMEVMSQISNAVEALKLHDLNKTLEIGGIIMTMFDIKTDLSTKVFEDIKAQFKGLVFETVIPRSSRLSEATRLGKSIFEYDKMSSGAKAYDRLGLEVIERFKLV; this is translated from the coding sequence ATGCCAACCTTGGTCTTTTCGATTGTTAGTCAGGAATATGGTGTGGGAAAGACTACAACTGCCGTGAATCTATCGGTATCTCTGGCGCTAAAAGGCGTTAGGACATTACTGATAGACTTCGACCAGGCAGGTATTGCAACCAAAGGACTTGGTTATGAAAAGGAAAACAATGGAAGCTTGTATAGGATATTGCATGGCGCCTATGACTCAGATTGTAATATAAAAAAAACCCGCTATGCAAATCTATCCATAATACCATCCGATGAGAATCTGAAGGCGATCGAAACAGGGCTCAGGGAAAATGGTGATTACCTGATGGTCATTCACGAGGCAGTCTGCACAATAAAGGATTCTGGTGATTTTGACGCAATCATTTTGGATTGCCCTCCGGTGGGGGAATCCTCTGCCATCGATATCATCGGTTCTGTGGATAAACTATTGGTGGCGCTTCGAAGTGAGTACACCTCGATGGAGGTCATGTCCCAGATATCCAATGCCGTTGAGGCTCTTAAGCTGCATGATCTCAATAAAACTTTGGAAATTGGTGGTATAATAATGACCATGTTTGATATTAAGACCGACCTATCAACCAAGGTTTTCGAAGATATAAAAGCCCAGTTCAAGGGGTTGGTTTTTGAAACGGTTATACCTAGATCCAGCAGATTGAGCGAAGCCACAAGGCTGGGAAAATCCATATTCGAGTACGACAAAATGAGCAGCGGTGCCAAGGCCTATGATCGTCTCGGCCTAGAAGTTATAGAGCGTTTTAAACTGGTATAG
- a CDS encoding 4-alpha-glucanotransferase codes for MDFDFSFKSTSHNPIFQRKSGISFNLTDVTGKFGYADVGETATKWMAALSDAGQTIWHIPSLHKSNDPQKSTISCGLAFDETLISLENLHSLGLITESELTAAEDEIAKVKEIDAITTVRKKYLALVASQFDRRADKNLIAELMSFEKSNESWLNDYALFHALKQIFNGKPWWEWPEKIKDFDRKAIEATRHQLSLQIRNAGLVQFLLHRQLDAIKTEAKRLGLTLLTDFKIYIEHDSPDLWTNQNLFFLDPEGQCTTVAGYPSSMLHPNGLKLNAPTYRWNRHRETDYSWFIKRIEKELQFFDYIIIENFHELIENWEIPIAETNPNHGRWVPSAGHSLFEKIKNSFKKQNPIIAAETNSDFRSKRIINQFRLPYLDVLQYSFDEGIAHELPRDYNEVCIATTSTSRENPLIRWLKEYSTSQKLSLSMKKDFQECFGTNINESTWRTINILLNSKADAVIIPLHDLMQIGTNDTKTCINLTPSGFSSKFNRKLLKATQTTNRC; via the coding sequence GTGGATTTTGATTTTTCATTTAAATCCACCTCTCATAACCCAATTTTTCAACGAAAATCTGGCATTTCGTTTAATCTTACCGATGTGACTGGAAAATTTGGCTATGCAGATGTGGGTGAAACCGCTACGAAATGGATGGCTGCACTTAGCGATGCGGGACAAACGATTTGGCATATCCCAAGCCTGCACAAATCAAATGATCCACAAAAATCGACCATTTCCTGCGGGTTGGCCTTCGATGAAACACTCATCTCTCTGGAAAATTTACATAGCCTTGGCCTTATAACCGAATCAGAATTGACTGCTGCCGAAGATGAAATCGCCAAGGTAAAAGAGATCGACGCCATAACAACCGTAAGAAAAAAATACCTAGCCCTGGTCGCTAGCCAATTTGACCGCCGTGCCGATAAGAATCTCATCGCCGAACTGATGTCATTTGAAAAAAGCAACGAAAGTTGGCTGAATGATTACGCGTTGTTTCATGCGCTAAAACAAATATTTAACGGTAAGCCCTGGTGGGAATGGCCAGAAAAAATCAAAGACTTTGACCGTAAAGCGATTGAAGCCACAAGACACCAATTATCCCTTCAGATACGTAACGCAGGCCTGGTGCAATTTTTACTGCACAGACAGCTAGACGCTATCAAAACCGAGGCCAAAAGGCTTGGCCTAACGCTACTGACGGACTTCAAAATCTACATCGAACATGACAGCCCGGATCTATGGACAAACCAAAACCTGTTCTTCCTAGACCCCGAAGGCCAGTGTACCACCGTCGCCGGATACCCTAGCTCAATGCTACATCCCAATGGGTTGAAGCTCAATGCACCGACCTATAGGTGGAATCGACACCGGGAAACCGATTACAGCTGGTTCATCAAAAGAATCGAAAAAGAATTACAATTTTTTGACTACATTATCATAGAAAATTTCCATGAACTCATTGAAAATTGGGAAATTCCCATCGCTGAAACGAATCCAAACCATGGCCGGTGGGTTCCCAGCGCAGGCCACTCATTATTCGAAAAAATAAAAAACAGTTTTAAAAAACAGAATCCAATCATCGCTGCAGAAACCAATTCGGATTTTAGGTCAAAACGGATAATAAACCAATTCCGATTGCCCTACCTAGATGTTTTGCAATACTCATTCGATGAAGGAATTGCCCATGAACTACCACGGGATTACAATGAAGTCTGCATCGCAACAACCAGCACGTCCAGAGAAAATCCGCTTATTAGATGGCTCAAAGAATACTCAACCTCACAAAAATTATCTCTATCCATGAAAAAAGACTTCCAGGAATGCTTCGGCACAAACATAAATGAATCCACCTGGAGAACAATCAACATCCTGCTGAACTCCAAAGCCGATGCTGTAATAATTCCGCTCCACGACCTGATGCAAATCGGAACCAATGATACGAAGACCTGTATCAACCTGACCCCCTCCGGGTTTTCTAGTAAGTTTAACCGCAAACTACTCAAAGCCACCCAAACAACTAACAGATGCTAG
- a CDS encoding MFS transporter translates to MTTDYLVDVSKDIKHEKVIDRQYAYWRKMILFLLITGYASFYIVRQNLQVVFPAIQSEFGCKKSEIGWAFTWSSLIYGIGKFVSGVLCDKIRVRYFMAIGLAGTACCSLFSGFSSSISSIIMLYLVGSIFQSTGWPPVPKLMTHWYSPNELGTKWGIVSLSHKIGSILILVGGSWLLAKFGWRSVFIISGLMSLMVAGLLFWKLCDTPESMGLPSVEKKEGLQRQTTHRDNESVTLREIFLEHILPNRTLWYVCFANFFVYIIRMGFFNWAPTFLQEAKGASVSMAGWQSAGLETAGAISGVLAGWMSDKIFKGRRNCTCFYFMVALIAVLLIFWKLPVVPQFVNMAFLFIIGFLIYGPQTLAGLSGAEFGSKRAAAAANGLTGTFGAMGHAVAGIGVAKIADTWSWNATMVFFAICAMFGTFFFALNWNSTAQKHD, encoded by the coding sequence ATGACAACAGATTACCTAGTTGATGTTTCAAAAGACATTAAGCATGAGAAAGTTATAGATCGTCAATATGCCTATTGGCGGAAGATGATATTATTTTTATTGATTACCGGCTATGCATCGTTTTATATCGTTCGGCAGAACCTACAGGTAGTATTTCCGGCTATCCAGAGTGAATTTGGTTGTAAAAAGTCTGAAATCGGTTGGGCATTTACCTGGTCGTCGCTCATCTATGGAATTGGAAAATTCGTCAGCGGCGTGCTCTGTGATAAAATAAGGGTTAGGTATTTTATGGCCATAGGATTAGCAGGTACTGCCTGTTGTTCGTTGTTTTCTGGTTTTTCCAGTTCTATTTCATCTATAATAATGTTATATCTGGTGGGTTCGATTTTTCAATCCACGGGTTGGCCACCGGTACCGAAATTGATGACCCATTGGTACTCGCCGAATGAACTTGGTACCAAGTGGGGGATCGTTAGTTTATCCCATAAAATTGGTAGCATTTTAATCCTAGTGGGAGGTTCTTGGTTGCTGGCCAAATTTGGTTGGCGATCTGTTTTTATTATTTCTGGATTGATGTCTCTGATGGTGGCAGGATTGCTATTTTGGAAGCTATGCGATACGCCAGAGTCGATGGGGCTGCCATCGGTGGAGAAAAAAGAAGGGTTGCAGAGACAAACCACTCATAGGGATAACGAAAGTGTTACGCTGAGAGAGATATTTTTGGAGCACATTTTGCCAAATCGTACCCTTTGGTATGTATGTTTTGCGAATTTTTTTGTATATATAATAAGAATGGGATTTTTCAATTGGGCACCGACGTTTTTGCAGGAGGCGAAGGGAGCCTCGGTGTCTATGGCCGGATGGCAATCTGCCGGGCTGGAGACTGCCGGTGCGATCAGTGGAGTTTTAGCCGGCTGGATGTCTGATAAAATATTTAAAGGGCGGCGAAATTGCACCTGTTTCTACTTTATGGTGGCTTTGATAGCTGTTCTGCTTATCTTTTGGAAACTGCCGGTGGTGCCTCAGTTTGTAAACATGGCATTTCTTTTTATAATTGGTTTTTTAATATATGGCCCTCAAACACTTGCAGGGTTATCTGGAGCGGAGTTTGGCTCGAAAAGAGCCGCTGCGGCGGCCAATGGACTGACCGGGACATTTGGAGCCATGGGCCATGCCGTGGCGGGCATAGGTGTGGCTAAAATAGCTGATACCTGGAGCTGGAATGCTACCATGGTGTTTTTTGCCATATGCGCCATGTTTGGGACATTTTTTTTCGCATTGAATTGGAATAGCACAGCCCAGAAGCATGACTAA
- the nusA gene encoding transcription termination factor NusA, which yields MRTSGEILAVLEYMEKEKGICRSDMINTIAEAIRTAAMKSINNAQDIRVEINPKTGHIQAWTVLEVVDSVSDMHSEIHISKAREINPALQVGDIFEKEIDLAYLGRITAQNAKQAIMSDVKHFEKEKIYEKYKNQVKDIVTCVVRRQDSGNIYVDLDSTEAIMPYRERIPGEEYIPGDRIRCLLLKIEQTSHGPELVVSRASVCFVKKLLEIEVTEIADGTVEIVSMAREAGYRTKVAVTSKDPKVDAVGACVGTRGARIRSIVKELGGEKIDIIRYTDNPEDFLKEAIHPAIPRNVFVDRSNRQIYFEVSNDDLAVAIGKRGLNARLTSKLMNWKLDIRKLAEGQQPSIYEKISQAAEGLNGVPGIDDEMAKRLVAAGFVSVDVFDDVGVGDLLNSGFSEEEARFVLEKIKQFELSH from the coding sequence ATGAGAACCAGTGGAGAAATTTTGGCTGTACTCGAGTACATGGAAAAAGAAAAAGGTATTTGTCGTAGTGATATGATAAATACCATAGCAGAGGCTATCCGCACCGCTGCGATGAAGAGCATAAATAATGCCCAGGATATACGAGTTGAAATAAATCCTAAAACAGGTCATATACAGGCTTGGACTGTTTTGGAAGTTGTTGATTCTGTTAGCGATATGCATTCTGAAATTCACATATCCAAAGCTCGCGAAATAAACCCAGCTCTCCAGGTAGGTGACATTTTTGAAAAGGAAATAGACCTGGCCTATCTTGGTAGAATAACGGCTCAGAATGCTAAGCAGGCCATAATGAGCGACGTAAAACACTTCGAGAAAGAAAAAATTTACGAAAAATATAAAAATCAAGTTAAAGATATCGTGACCTGTGTTGTACGTCGACAGGATTCGGGCAATATCTATGTGGATCTGGATTCGACGGAGGCCATAATGCCCTATAGAGAACGCATTCCCGGCGAAGAATATATTCCCGGAGACAGAATAAGATGTTTGTTGTTAAAAATAGAGCAAACATCCCACGGGCCGGAATTGGTGGTAAGCAGAGCCAGTGTTTGTTTTGTGAAAAAACTGCTAGAGATCGAAGTAACCGAAATAGCCGACGGCACCGTAGAAATCGTCAGTATGGCTCGCGAAGCCGGTTATAGGACGAAGGTCGCTGTGACAAGCAAGGATCCAAAGGTAGATGCTGTGGGTGCCTGTGTCGGCACCCGAGGCGCTAGGATTAGAAGCATCGTAAAAGAACTTGGTGGCGAAAAAATCGACATAATAAGGTATACGGACAATCCGGAAGATTTTTTGAAAGAAGCTATACACCCAGCCATTCCAAGGAATGTTTTCGTGGATAGGAGCAATCGGCAGATTTACTTCGAGGTTTCAAATGACGATCTGGCCGTTGCCATTGGCAAACGGGGTCTAAACGCTAGACTCACATCAAAACTGATGAATTGGAAACTGGATATAAGGAAATTGGCCGAAGGCCAGCAACCGTCGATCTATGAAAAAATAAGCCAAGCCGCCGAAGGTCTTAACGGAGTACCTGGCATAGATGACGAAATGGCAAAAAGACTCGTGGCAGCTGGGTTTGTGAGCGTAGATGTTTTTGACGACGTCGGTGTTGGTGATTTATTAAATTCCGGATTTTCTGAAGAGGAGGCTCGTTTCGTTCTTGAAAAAATCAAACAGTTTGAACTATCACACTAA
- the infB gene encoding translation initiation factor IF-2 gives MSIRVYQLAKELGLENKSVMAMLSERGLKITSPSNSVPTIYADALIQELHVGSNKYPKDKTVNKPTKLNNEAIPKENVTDIQTRTDDGRSVSLLPKKTIVMPTVAPKVIRHEPTHGLLNQGLLNQSGSVSTVGVSLPRKSKPETVPATKPSSKEVVTVSNEAEDLGQKTKPLPSAESKNIAPKAPPRTIPRAGTLRESHQLANAELRLLQIRPPIIVREFASLINLKPFQLISELMKVGVFSSMNQSIDEAIATKLAATHGFRLDIKHRNSESKIAGPKEEKKPIVQSEMLPRPPIVCVLGHVDHGKTTLLDSIRKTKIAEGEAGGITQRIGAYQVSINGKNITFLDTPGHAAFSKMRERGAKVTDIAILVVAADDGFMPQTDEALKFAKKAEVPIVVAINKIDVSGANIDVIRQQMQQRGITAEEWGGETLCVAVSAVSGQHIDELLEAVLLQAEMMDLRADLKAKASGVVIESQVDVGQGISATVIVKNGILKVGSTILCGECYCRVRAMINNSGKNVKQATPAMPVVITGWSGIPSAGTAFEEVKNEKEAREKAEEFSVAMKKTNMPKSKSDQIVDIKKLFAAIELQKQKTLNIILKCDVNGSIEAIIECFKNIKSDKVSLNILSAEVGIITKNDINMADSTDATIVGFNVKLDNDAVALAKNKGVKIIQNDIIYELVLQIRDAMTDLLDFDLVENHIGTAQIRKLFTISRAIIAGCMVIDGRMLRDKLMRVRRNKTIVFEGKIESMRREKDDQTEVRAGFECGIRSNGFNDYEIGDEIECYEILQRRQSL, from the coding sequence ATGAGCATTAGAGTTTATCAGTTAGCAAAAGAATTGGGCTTGGAAAACAAAAGCGTGATGGCTATGTTGTCCGAGCGTGGCCTGAAGATAACCAGTCCATCTAACTCTGTACCGACAATTTACGCCGATGCACTAATCCAGGAACTCCATGTTGGCTCGAACAAATACCCAAAAGATAAAACCGTTAATAAGCCAACCAAACTGAATAACGAAGCCATTCCTAAAGAGAATGTTACGGATATACAGACCAGGACCGACGATGGTCGTAGTGTTTCGCTGCTGCCAAAAAAAACAATAGTCATGCCAACCGTTGCCCCAAAGGTGATACGGCATGAGCCAACCCATGGCCTACTGAATCAAGGGTTATTAAATCAAAGTGGTTCTGTATCAACGGTTGGTGTATCGCTACCCAGGAAAAGCAAACCGGAAACAGTCCCGGCCACTAAACCATCCAGCAAAGAAGTCGTAACCGTCAGCAATGAAGCCGAAGATCTGGGGCAAAAGACCAAGCCATTGCCATCCGCTGAGTCAAAAAACATTGCACCGAAGGCACCGCCAAGGACCATCCCCAGGGCGGGGACCCTGAGAGAAAGCCATCAGTTGGCCAATGCCGAGCTGCGCCTATTGCAAATACGCCCGCCAATTATAGTTAGAGAATTTGCTTCCCTGATAAACCTGAAACCATTTCAGCTGATTTCTGAACTAATGAAGGTCGGTGTGTTTTCGTCTATGAACCAGTCTATCGACGAAGCCATTGCAACGAAACTTGCTGCGACTCATGGATTTAGGCTAGACATCAAGCATAGAAACTCCGAGTCAAAAATCGCCGGACCAAAGGAAGAAAAAAAGCCAATTGTCCAGAGTGAGATGTTGCCACGGCCACCCATTGTATGCGTTCTTGGCCACGTCGACCACGGCAAAACCACACTGTTAGACTCCATAAGAAAAACCAAAATAGCCGAAGGAGAAGCCGGCGGAATCACTCAACGCATTGGAGCTTATCAGGTTAGCATCAATGGCAAAAACATAACCTTCCTGGATACACCGGGCCACGCGGCTTTTTCCAAAATGCGCGAGCGTGGCGCCAAGGTCACTGACATAGCCATATTGGTAGTAGCTGCTGACGATGGATTCATGCCGCAAACCGATGAAGCCCTGAAGTTTGCGAAAAAAGCAGAGGTTCCAATTGTGGTTGCGATAAACAAAATCGACGTCAGCGGTGCAAATATTGATGTAATCAGGCAACAGATGCAGCAACGAGGCATCACAGCCGAAGAATGGGGAGGTGAAACCCTGTGCGTTGCCGTATCAGCGGTCAGCGGTCAGCATATCGACGAGCTGCTCGAAGCTGTGTTATTGCAGGCGGAAATGATGGACCTTCGGGCCGATCTCAAAGCCAAGGCATCGGGAGTGGTAATCGAATCACAAGTAGATGTCGGCCAAGGGATCTCCGCCACTGTAATAGTCAAAAATGGAATACTGAAAGTAGGGTCGACAATCCTGTGTGGCGAATGCTACTGCCGGGTAAGAGCAATGATCAACAATAGCGGCAAAAACGTTAAACAAGCAACTCCAGCTATGCCAGTTGTGATTACCGGATGGTCAGGAATCCCCAGCGCAGGAACCGCCTTCGAGGAGGTAAAAAACGAGAAAGAAGCCAGAGAAAAAGCCGAAGAATTTTCGGTGGCCATGAAAAAAACCAACATGCCTAAATCCAAGTCGGATCAAATTGTAGATATAAAAAAGTTATTCGCAGCCATAGAATTACAAAAACAGAAAACCCTAAATATAATACTGAAATGTGATGTTAATGGCAGCATCGAAGCCATTATTGAATGTTTCAAAAACATTAAAAGTGATAAAGTCTCGTTGAATATTCTGTCGGCGGAAGTAGGTATTATAACTAAAAACGACATAAATATGGCAGATTCCACCGACGCCACCATCGTTGGCTTCAATGTCAAACTTGATAATGATGCCGTGGCCCTGGCTAAAAACAAAGGAGTAAAAATAATACAAAACGACATTATTTACGAACTTGTACTACAGATCCGCGACGCGATGACAGATTTACTTGATTTCGATCTTGTTGAAAATCATATAGGAACAGCACAGATTAGAAAACTTTTTACCATCTCAAGGGCAATCATTGCCGGCTGCATGGTAATCGATGGACGGATGCTAAGAGACAAGCTCATGCGAGTTCGTCGTAATAAAACCATCGTTTTTGAAGGAAAAATAGAGTCTATGCGTCGGGAAAAAGATGACCAAACCGAAGTCCGAGCTGGCTTTGAATGCGGAATCAGGTCAAACGGATTCAACGACTACGAAATCGGCGATGAAATCGAATGCTATGAAATACTTCAGCGTCGCCAATCCCTTTGA
- a CDS encoding ribosome-binding factor A, translating into MDLRIQKVSELIRQELGNILRKNFRDEAKYITITNTIVTGDMQSCRITYAALGNRELEESAQRFFKKNFGKIKREVAKNINIKHFPEFKLELDRSLEKGNSVLKILNEME; encoded by the coding sequence ATGGACCTTCGAATACAGAAAGTCAGCGAACTAATCCGCCAGGAACTGGGTAATATCCTACGTAAAAACTTTCGCGATGAAGCCAAATACATAACAATCACCAACACAATTGTAACCGGCGACATGCAGTCCTGCCGAATAACCTACGCAGCTTTGGGCAACAGGGAACTGGAAGAATCCGCTCAGAGATTTTTCAAAAAAAATTTTGGAAAAATAAAACGAGAAGTGGCAAAAAATATAAACATTAAACACTTCCCCGAGTTCAAGTTAGAGCTGGACAGATCTCTGGAAAAAGGCAATAGCGTACTGAAAATTTTGAATGAAATGGAATGA